The DNA window ATTGTAAAGAGTGCTCGGAAGATCCTCGATGCCTACTGCTTCACGTTCTTTTTGGTTCATCATGTAAATATTGCGATCAACTGCTTTTGGTGGCGTAAGTTTTTTCTTAATTCCATCAAGACCAGCACCTAAAAGTACAGCCATTGCTAAGTACGGGTTTGCTGCTGGATCAACTGAACGTACTTCTACACGAGTAGACAATCCGCGTGAAGATGGGATACGCACTAATGGGCTACGGTTCTGACCAGACCATGCGATATAACAAGGTGCTTCATATCCTGGAACTAAACGCTTGTACGAGTTTACTAGTGGATTAGTAATAGCTGTATACCCTTTAGCGTGTTCAATGATTCCAGCGATAAACTGATAAGCTGTTTCACTTAGTTTCAAGTCACCGTCTTCATCTAGGAATGTATTGCGATCTCCATCAAACAAAGAAACGTTCATATGCATTCCTGATCCACTAACACCGAACAATGGTTTCGGCATAAATGTCGCATGCAAACCATGTTTACGAGCAATTGTTTTAACAACAAGTTTAAACGTTTGAATATCGTCACATGCTTTAATGGCATCAGCGTATTTAAAGTCAATTTCATGTTGTCCAGGTGCTACTTCATGGTGAGAAGCTTCAATTTCAAAGCCCATCTCTTCAAGTTCTAGAACGATATCGCGTCGGCAGTTTTCGCCAAGGTCCATCGGTGCTAAGTCAAAATAGCCACCATGGTCATTCAGTTCTAAAGACGGTTCGCCTCTTTCATCAAGCTTGAACAAGAAGAATTCTGGTTCTGGTCCAAGGTTGAAATGTGTAAATCCTAACTCTTCCATTTCCTTCAACACTCGTTTCAAGTTTGTACGCGGATCTCCAGCAAACGGTGTTCCGTCTGGGCTATAAATATCACAGATTAAACGAGCTACTTTTCCTTTACCTGTAATCCATGGGAATACAACCCATGTGTCAAGATCCGGGAATAAATACATATCCGATTCTTCGATGCGCACAAAACCATCGATAGAAGATCCATCAAACATCATTTTGTTATCGAGTGCTTTGTCCAACTGGGTTGCTGGTATTTCAACGTTTTTAATGACTCCAAGAATATCTGTAAATTGTAAACGGATAAAATTAACGTTCTCTTCTTTTACTAATCGATGAATGTCCTCTTTTGAATACTTGCCCATGTTCTCTTCACTCTCCTATGAATGTTTTATGCAAGCCCATTTCTAATGAAAGAAACGGGATAAATCACTTTGTCTAAAGCCACCTTGTTCAAAAGGTCTTGCTTGGTGCTTCAATTGTTCGTGTAGTAACTGGCGTAACTGAGCATCACTCAAGTTTTTTGGCTCAGCTTTTTCATTTTCGGGAATGGATCTCATTTCATAGACTTTTTTAATGCCTGCCATATTGAGCCCCTGATCTAAATAATCTTTGATTTGGAGTAAGACATCGACGTCATTTAATGAAAACATCCGTTTATTGCCTTCAGTACGGGCAGGGTTAATCAATTTGTGCTCTTCGTAATAACGTATTTGCCTAGCTGTCAATTCCGTCAGTTGCATAACTATGCTAATAGGAAGAAGCGGCATCGTCCGTCGCACCCGGTTTGTCATAAGTTTCACTCATTTCAACTAATTATTACTTTTACAGCATACACCACGTCATCTAACCTGTCAAATTAATGTTATATTTCCTAACATACTAATTCCCTGCATAAAATTATGCGGGAAAATAGTTAAATTAACTTTAATTTTTTTAATGTTTCAACAGAATTTAACACCGCAATCTTTACATGTTCATATGTAAGTCCACCTTGAACGAATGCTGTATACGGCGGGCGTATTGGACCATCAGCTGTCAATTCTATGCTGGAGCCTTGGACAAAAGTTCCAGCCGCCATAATGACATCGTCTTCATAGCCAGGCATATACGCCGGTTCGGGCTTGAATTGTGCGTTTACAGGTGAACTAGCTTGTATGGTTTGGCAAAAAGCAATCATTTGTTCAGCCGTTTGAAATGATACTGATTGGATTAAATCTGTGCGTTTTTCGCTCCAATGAGGCGTTGTAGTCATGCCTGCATCCTCCAATAGCGCTGAAGTAAAGATGGCCCCTTTTAATGCTTGCGAAACGACATGAGGTGCCATAAAGAACCCTTGATACATATCGGGCAAGGCATTGAGAGATGCTCCAGCCTCTCCTCCTATACCCGGGGAAGTCATACGATAACCGCATTTCTCGATTAAATCCTGTCTACCCGCTATATATCCACCTATTTTAGCTAAGCCGCCTCCTGGATTTTTAATTAAAGAGCCTGCGATCAAATCAGCTCCTACTTCTATCGGTTCTTGTAGTTCAACAAATTCTCCATAGCAATTATCTACAAACACAATTGCATTTGGTTTTAACTGACGAATATTAACAATCATTTCTTTAATTTCTTCCATAGTAAAAGATGGACGCGTGTCATAACCTCTCGAACGTTGTATGGCAATTACTTTCGTCTTACTATTAATAGCTTTTTCAGCTGCATCCCAATCAATTTTATTCTCAGCGTTAAGGTCTATGTGCTGATAGCTAATACCAAAATCTTTTAATGATCCTGTATCCCTTTCTCCTCCGGAAACAATGGAATCTAATGTGTCGTACGGTTTACCAGAAAGATACAATAATTCATCTCCCGGACGCAATACACCAAATAAAGATATTGTAATTGCATGAGTTCCGGAAATAATTTGCGGTCGCACAAGTGCCGCTTCTGCTTTAAATACATCGGCATAAACTCGCTCTAAAGTATCTCGCCCCTCATCATCGTAACCATAGCCTGTTGACGGGTTAAAATGATGGTCGCTAACACGTTGATTATGAAAAGCCGTTAATACTTTTTCTTGATTTAAAAAAGCTATTTCATCAGCAGTTTGAAGTTGTTTTTGAATTTTCTCTTCTATTGTTTTAATGATTGTTAACATGTAATTCTCCATTCTCTTAAATATCTCTTTCTATTATGCGGCATGACTTGAAATAGCGTCAAATTCTGATACAATTCATAGAGTTGTATGTTGAGGAGGAAAAAGGCTATGGCTTGGGAAGTACTGAGCGCAATCGGTACGATTGCTTTTGCAGTATCCGGCGCAATTATCGCGATGGAAGAAGAATATGATATTTTCGGCGTGTATCTTCTCGGTGTTGTCACAGCTTTTGGTGGTGGTGCAATCCGAAATTTGTTAATAGGCGTGCCTGTTTCGGCATTGTGGGAACAGGAATTTATGTTTCAATTGGCCTTTATTTCGATCACAATCGTTTTCTTATTTCCACATAAATTGCTCGGTCATTGGAATCGGTGGGGACACTTTTTTGATGCTATTGGATTATCAGCATTTGCTGTTCAAGGAGCCATTTACGCAGTTGAATTAGAATTGCCGCTGTTTGCGGTTATCGTGGCTGCCGTACTAACTGGATCGGGTGGAGGTATCATACGTGATATGTTAGCCGGAAGAAAGCCTCTTGTGTTAAAGTCCGAAATTTATGCTGTTTGGGCAGCATTAGCAGGCTTGTTTATTAGTTTTGATTCAGCTAATACCGATTTAATGCTTTATTCTTTGTTTGTGCTCATAACGATATTACGCATTTTATCGTACACATTTAAATGGAGATTACCGGCTCGAAAAATACAAATTAACTAAAAAAACAGAACGCTCAAACTATTGAGCGTTCTGTTTTTTTAGTTTAGTTAGGCGATTGTTTCCCCATTCCAAGCAAGCATGCCACCTTCAACGTTTGTTGCAGCGATGTTATTGGACTCTAAAATACCACTAGACATTTCACTGCGGCGACCTGATCGACAAATCATATAATATTCTTTTTCAGTATCTAGTTCTCCAATACGTTCTTCCACTTCACCGAGCGGTATGTGTTTAGCCCCTGGAATCATTCCCGTTGCTACTTCATCCGGTTCACGAACGTCGATAATGTTTACTACTTCGCCAGCTTCTACGCGTTTTTGCAATTCATCTGTTGTAATAGTTTTCATATACACGCCTCCTTGATTAAAATCATACTCACACCAAAATCCTATACCCAAAGAAGTAAGCTGTCAATCAGAAGTGCGAAGACAGCCGTTTCGATTTAACAGGCATAAAAAAACCGAACTGCATAATCATCAGTCCGGTACCATTCTTATTCTTCGTGTTCAATTGCTACAGCTTTTGCTGGGGAGAATGTCGAAATCGCATGTTTATAAATTAATTGCTGTTTGCCATCTGTTTCGACTAATACCGTAAAATTATCGTAAGATTTAATAATTCCTTTTAGTTGGAAGCCGTTAAGTAAAAAAACTGTGACATAAATATTATTTTTACGAAGCTGATTTAAATAGACGTCCTGAATATTGACTGGTTTCATGTGAATCCTCCCTATTTCTCTGTTGGTTCTTGATTTTCCGTAAGTTTATTTATTCGACAGTCTCTGTCATTTCCCTGCATAAAAGAGATTATTTCCTGTAGATTTTTTTCAGGTTTTTCTAATGCATCGATCCATAAAATCGGCAATTTGTTTTTAAAATACGTAAATTGTCTCTTTGCGTATTTTCGCGAGTTTTGCTTAAGCTTTTCTACAGCTAAATCTAAACTCCAATGCCCATCTAAATAGCTATATATTTCTTTATAGCCGATTGCTTGGATTGATTGAACATCTCGAATACCTTTTTGTCGTAATGAGTTAACTTCATCGACTAATCCGCGTTCTAACATTTCATCCACTCGTTGGTTAATGCGTTCATATAGTACATTTCTTGGAATATCTAGCCCAATAATGACTTCATTATACATGGGGGACAACGCCAAATTACGATCTCCTTTTTGCTGTCCACTCATGAGTATTTCTATCGCTCGCAAAACGCGTCGTGTGTTATTTGGATGGATATCACTTTTCGGATCTAACTTCAGCAATTTTTTATGCATCCATTCAACACCAAATTGTTCTAACTCCTTATTTAAACACTCACGAAGCTCTTGATCGATAGCTTCTTTCGAAAATCGATAATCAAACAATACTGCCTGCACATATAGCCCTGAACCCCCCACAATAATCGGCAAGTTGCCACGTGATTGGATTTCAGTAATTTTTTCCCGCACCAATTTTTGATACTCAGCCACCGAAAAACTTTCCTCAGAATTTTTAATGTCGATTAGATGATGAGGAACCCCCGCCATTTCTTCCGGCAAAATTTTGGCTGTTCCAATAGTCATATCACGATAAACTTGCATAGAGTCTCCGTTGATAATTTCCCCATTTAGATGCTTTGCTAACTCTAAACTTAAGGCAGTCTTACCAGATGCCGTTGGTCCAACGATAGCTAATACATCAATCATTCCCACAAACCCAGTCTCCAATTACATCATAGTAATCATGTCGGCCTATTTCATTTAGCAACTCGTGTCTCGCATCTTCCGCAAGATAAACTTTAACTTTACTCACGCCTGCATCTGTAAATTGTTTGGCTGCATTGAAAACACCTTTACCATTATCACCAACTGGATCCATTGCTCCACTAATAAGTAAAATCGGTAAATCATTGCGAACTCGGGCAACCTCTGCAGGATCGTTAACCGTAGTAATTCCTGAAAATAAATCAATATAAAATTGATTGGTTGATTCAAAGCCACAAAGTGGATCAGCTTCATATCTCGCTACCATTTCTTTGTCTCGACTTAACCAAGCAGATTCAGAACCTTCTTGTTCGAAGGATTTATTGAAATTGCCAAAAGTGAGTTTGCCAAGCGCTTCGCTCGGTTCCTGCTTACCGTATATTTTAGCCGATGCGATTGCTACTGCTTTCCCGAGTTTCCCAGTAACACCTGGGTCTCCACCCGTTCCAGACAATACAACTCGGTGTACCGTATCGCTATGAAATTGTAAGTAACGACGGGTCACAAAAGAGCCCATACTATGCCCAAATAACACAAGAGGCAACTCTTCAGTTTTTTGTTGCACTTTTTGAATAACTGAATGCAAGTCTTCCACTACTTGTTCGAAACCATTATCATCTGCAAAATAGCCGAGTATCCCGTTTTGTTGAGCCGTTTTTCCGTGACCTCGTTGATCATGCGCTGATACAATAAAGCCGCGTGACACTAAGTATTCCGCAAATTCTTTGTACCGTTCTATGTGCTCTGCCATGCCATGAATAATATGGACATGACCTAGCGGGTTTGTTGGTTCGTAACATTCATAATATAATTCATGGCCATCAGAAGCGCGCATATAATCTTTTGTCACTTTCATTTACTACACCCTTTCTTATATCCCATATACTGTCTATTATGACAGATTGATTTAATTCATTACACGTTTGAACATTTTTTCAACATCATAGGTTTTAAAATGAATAATAACCGGACGACCATGCGGACAAGTAAATGGCTGTTCCGCTTTTTTCAAATCTATTAATAACCGTTCCATTTCATGTTTTTGCAGAAAGTGATTTGCTTTGATCGACCGTTTACAGCTCATCATTATCGCAGCATCTTCACGTAATTTCTTTACATCGACTTTTCGCTCTGTCAAAATTTGTTCGATTAAATCTTCAATAACTTCTTGTTCAAAACCTTTTGGAAACCAAGTCGGGTATTCACGGACAATAAACGAAGTGTCGCCAAACTCTTCTAGAAAGACACCACTATCGGAAAGAACAGTCAAATGATCTTTTAACCTCAAAGCTTCATCTCGGCTATAGTGGAACGTTAGCGGCAATAACAATGCTTGTCGTTCATTGCTATCGATATCTCCTACTTTTTCTCGGAAGTATTCGTATTTAATCCGTTCCTGTGCTGCATGTTGGTCGACCAAATAAAATCCATCGTTACTTTGCGCCACGATATACGTTCCATGAATTTGACCAACGACTTCAAGTTCTGGGAATTGTGGACCATCATCTGGCTCTTCCTCATACTCTTGTACCGAAGTTGTTTGTTCGGAAAATGGCGTTTCTTGTTGCATAACTTCTTTTTCTTGATGCTGTTGCCCAAATACCTTTTCTTGCTTTTGCATAACCGGAAACTCTGAAGATTCCTGAACAGGCACATCTTTTGGTTCTCGAACAGTAAACGAGCTTTTCCATAAATCCAATTGCCTTGTCGGTGCTTGTTTGACCGGTTTCGGTTTATCAATAATTGGCGCACGAACTACCGAACTAATTGTTCCGCGAAGCGTTTCATGGATAAGTTCCATCAATTCTTTTTCTTTACTTAAGCGAATTTGCTGTTTCGCTGGATGTACATTGACATCAGTTAAATAGGGATCTCCTTCAATATTCATGACAACAATTGGCTGGCGCTCTAATGGTAAAAACGTATGATAGGCTCTATGAACTGTGTTGGCAATCGCGTAATGCTTTACCCAACGGCCATTCACAAATAACGAAATGTAATTTTTATTGGCACGTGTAATTTCAGGAAGTGAAGCATACCCCGATATTTTGTAATCATGAGATTGCCCTTCGAACGGAATCATTTTCTTAGCAATTGCCACTCCATAAATATCTGCCAACACACGTTTAATTTCTCCACTGCCAGAAGTTTGTAAAATAATTCTTCCGTCATGTACCAGTTTAAACGCAATCCCTGGATAACTTAATGCAAAGCGGTTTAATAAATCAATTGAATGACCCAATTCAGTCTGCAAGGTTTTCATATACTTTAAACGTGCAGGTGTATTAAAGAACAACTGATCTATTTTTATGTCCGTTCCTTTTCTAAGAGACCCCGCACGATGTTCAGTTAGACGGCCACCCTCCATTTGTACAAATGTACCACTTTCACCGTTTGAGGTATGCAACGTCACTTTCGATACTGATGCGATACTCGCCAAAGCTTCACCGCGGAATCCAAGCGTCCGAATTCGGAACAAATCGTGTTCGTTCGCGATCTTACTAGTTGCGTGCCGCGAAAATGACAATAATGCATCATCTGCATCCATTCCAGCCCCGTTATCGATTATTTGAATTGAAGTCAGTCCTGCTTCAACAAGCAATACTTCAATGGCCGTACTCCCTGCATCAATCGCATTTTCTACTAATTCTTTAACGACAGAAGTCGGTCTTTCAACTACTTCACCAGCAGCTATTTTATTGGATAGAGGTTCGTCCATCAATCGAATGATGCCCATGCGCTCACTCCTTATTGGTTTAACTTCTCTTGCAAGTCATTGATCATTTGCAAGGCTTGAAGCGGTGTCATCGAAGACACTTGTACGTCTTTAATCGTTTGTAGAATTTCGTCCTTTTCTGTATCCGCTTCATCAAAAAATGATAATTGTTCTATTGTTTTAGGTTGCTGTTTTTTATCTTGTTCAAAGGTTTTCAATAATTCTCGTGCACGCGCAAGAATTGGTTCAGGTAAATTGGCCAACTCTGCAACGTGAATTCCGTAACTTTTATCAGCTGGACCTTTTTTTACTTTATGCAGAAACACCACTTTGCCCGACTGCTCCATTGCTGCTACGTGGACATTGTGAAGTTTCTCTAGTGAATTTTCTAATGCGGTCAGCTCATGATAATGTGTTGAAAATAATGTATTTGCGCCAATCTCTCGATGAATATATTCAATCATTGATTGTGCTAAAGCCATGCCGTCATAAGTTGAAGTTCCACGGCCAATTTCATCAAACAATAATAAGCTGTTTTTCGTTGCATGGGTAATGGCATATTGCGATTCGAGCATTTCGACCATAAAGGTACTTTGCCCAGAAACTAAGTCATCAGCCGCTCCTATACGCGTGAAAATTTGATCGACAATCGGTAAATTAGCAGATTCAGCAGGTACGTAACTACCAATTTGAGCTAATACGATTGTTAATGCAACTTGACGCATATACGTACTTTTACCCGACATATTTGGTCCTGTAATGAGTAGCATATTTTGATTTTCAGCTAGTACACAGTCATTTGGTACATATTGTTGTTTGTTAAGCATTTTTTCTACTACGGGATGTCGACCTTCAATGATGGATATTTCGTTCGTATCGTTAAAATCAGGTTTTACAAAACGATATTTTTCTGCCACATTGGCAAAACTTAAAAAGACATCTAATCCACTAAGTGAAGAAGCTAGGCGTTGAATGCGTGAAATATATTGTTTTACTTCATCTCGAATCGCTACAAATAAATTATATTCAAGTGCTAAACTTTCTTCTTCAGCGGTTAAGATCAAAGCTTCTTTTTCTTTTAATTCAGGAGTAGTGTAACGTTCTGCATTTGCTAATGTTTGTTTTCGGTCATAGCGCTCTAAATCTGCTAAATGCATATTGGCTTTTGAAATTTCAATATAATAACCAAAAATACGGTTATAGCCAATTTTCAATGATTTGATACCGGTTAATTTGCGTTCTTTTTGTTCAAGTTCAGCAATCCAGTCTTTTCCATTACGCGAAGCATCTCGGAATTCATCTAGTTTCTCATGGAAACCATCTCGAATTACACCGCCTTCTTTTGAAGATAGGGGTGGATTTTCACTAATTGCTTGCAATAATTCACACACTTCAACACAGCGATCTAATTTCTCCCCAAATTCATGTAGAGCCGTATCGCCAGAATTCGCCAACTCTTCGATTAACATCGGTACTTTCTCGAGAGAACTGCGAAGCTGCGCTAAATCTCTCCCACTAGCGCTGCCGAAGGCGATACGTCCGGAAAGACGTTCTAGGTCATAAACTTCTTTTAACAAGCCTTGAAGCTCTACACGCACGAAATACTGCTCGATTAACGCTTCGACCATTTGCTGGCGCTCTTCAATCATGCGTTTATTCGCTAACGGCTGATGCAACCATTGTTTTAATTTGCGACTTCCCATTGCTGTCATTGTTTCATCTAACAGCCACAGTAAAGTTCCTTTTGTTTCATTGCCACGAATAGATTGCAACAATTCCAAATTTCGTTTGGAATGAAAATCAATGCTTAATAATTGAGTGTTTTCTTTATATGAAAATGACTGGATATGATCTAACGATTGTTTTTGGGTACGAGCAATATACGTCATCAATCGGTGACAACTTGTTTGTAAATCTTCTGGGCAGTCCACAGTCAAAGATGCATCCATTTTATAAGCATCTTCCATTGTTTCAATCGACAGGACTAGATCTTGCTCTTCTTCAGTCAACAAGACAAACAATTGTTCTGAAACTACTAATTCACGAATGCTCAAAGAGCGCAACTCCTGTAACAATGCTTTTTCAGTTCCCATTATGTATGTCGCTGTAGATTCACCTGTACTAATATCCACATATGACAAAGCAAAGCCATCTGATAATTCATCAGCTGCTGCTAAAAAGACATTTGATTTGGAATCGACGCTTTTTCCTTCTGTATGTGTTCCAGGTGTTATTAAGCGGACAACTTCCCGTTTCACCACGCCTTTAGTCATTTTTGGATCTTCTACTTGTTCACAAATGGCTACTTTATGACCTTTTAAAATTAGTTGATCAATATAGTTTTTAGCCGCATGGTGAGGCACGCCGCACATCGGAATCCGGTCATCGCCACTTCCTCCACGTGCTGTTAACGTGATTTCTAGTAATTGTGACGCTTTGATCGCATCATCATAAAACAATTCATAAAAATCGCCTAAGCGGAAAAACAAAAAAGCATCCAAGTATTCGGATTTCACTTGAAAATATTGTTGCATCATTGGTGTCGGTGCCATTTTAAAACCTCTTTCAAATCGATTCGTCGTTTATCCATTATAACAAAAATAAAGAGAGAAAAGAAAAAACTGAAAGAGCATTGGCTCTTTCAGTTTAATTCTGTTTAACTGTACTTCTACTAAGCACTCTATTTTACTCCACCGATAAGATCGTCTTATGTCGTCGAATCTATACGATCGCTTCCGCTTTTCTTTGGCTAGCTTCAGCGACCAGCCTCTCGGGTCATAAGCCATTCTGTCTGTGCGGCTAGAGTAACGCCGCTTCGCCAGATCGTCTTATGCCGTCGAGGCTAAACGGTCGTTTACGCTTTTCTTGTTACCCGCAGCTTCCTGGTTTGTCGTTGCGGACTTTTGATCCTGTTTCGCCACGTAACAAGTCGCCACCTGTTTCAGTGATGATGTTGTTTGTTACTTGGTTAGCGATTGCTGTCGATACCATTTGCAACAATGAGTTGACGTCGCTTTGAGATTGCTTGAATTCTTGAACGATTGGCACTGCGTCAATTTCTTCTTCAATCTTAGAAATTTTGCCTTCGATCAAATTCAATGCACGTTCTTTGCCATAGGCTTGGAAGTTTACAGCTTGTTTTTGAAGGCTTTTCAGGCTAGCAATTTTTTCACGAATTTGTTGGTTTTCGTTAATTTGTGCTTCTGCACGTTTAAAGAAATCCACTTCTTCTGTTGCTGCGATCATATCTGCGACTTCGCGTGCTTTGTCGACGATTTCTTGTTTTGTATACGTCATTTTTAGACACCCATTTCTTGGTCTGTAACAGTTGCTACTAGTTCACTGCTTGCGACCATGTTTTAATTTCATTAATATTACTTTGAAACTTTATTTTCAAGTATAAACCTTTATCGTCCGTAGTTACGAGCGATAGAGAATTTCTCTCTTTTGGTAATACTTTAATTTCAAATATCTAAGATGCTATTCGAATTTAAAGAAGATATGAATTTAAAATCTCCTGCAAAATTCTTTTTGCTCACTTCTTTATTATACTGAAAGCAAGGCTTGTACTTCAAGGACTCTGCACTAATTGTCGATGTTTCGTCACGAAGCTGTAGATTTATCCTTGAAACGGATAATCTTCGTTGATATATATGCGTTCATAGCTTGTCGCTTTACCTGTTTGATCATTCACTTCTGTGAAAAAGCCACTGACAACCGATCGACCGCGTTTGGGTACTTCAAATCGCGTTGGCATATTTGTTTTAAAGCGATACAAAACAGCGTCTTTGTTCATGCCCAATATTTCATCATAAGGTCCCGTCATCCCAACATCTGAGATATACGCAGTTCCATTTGGTAAAATACGTGCATCAGCAGTCTGAACATGTGTATGTGTTCCAACAACTACTGAAGCGCGGCCATCCAAATGCCAACCCATAGCAATTTTTTCACTTGTCGCTTCTGCGTGAAAATCTACGAAAACAAGCGGTGAAATAGCTTTAGCTTCAGCAACAAGCTCATCTGCTTTTTGGAAAGGATCTTCATGAGGCGGTAAAAAAACACGTCCATGAAGATTGATGACAGATAGCGTTTGTCCATTTTTTGTAACGGTTGCCATGCCACGACCCGGTGCTTCATCTGAAAAGTTGGCAGGTCGAATCAAGTAATCCACTTCATCAATAAAATCAAAAATCTCTTTTTGGTCCCATGTGTGGTTACCCATCGTTACCATATCCACTCCCATAAATAAAAGGTCCTGATAAATGGCTTTTGTAATACCGCGACCTGCCGCTGCGTTTTCCCCGTTAGCAATAATTACGTCTGG is part of the Planococcus sp. PAMC 21323 genome and encodes:
- a CDS encoding RicAFT regulatory complex protein RicA family protein, coding for MTYTKQEIVDKAREVADMIAATEEVDFFKRAEAQINENQQIREKIASLKSLQKQAVNFQAYGKERALNLIEGKISKIEEEIDAVPIVQEFKQSQSDVNSLLQMVSTAIANQVTNNIITETGGDLLRGETGSKVRNDKPGSCG
- a CDS encoding TIGR00282 family metallophosphoesterase, with product MKILFIGDIVGSIGRDALESYLPRLKRKYAPDVIIANGENAAAGRGITKAIYQDLLFMGVDMVTMGNHTWDQKEIFDFIDEVDYLIRPANFSDEAPGRGMATVTKNGQTLSVINLHGRVFLPPHEDPFQKADELVAEAKAISPLVFVDFHAEATSEKIAMGWHLDGRASVVVGTHTHVQTADARILPNGTAYISDVGMTGPYDEILGMNKDAVLYRFKTNMPTRFEVPKRGRSVVSGFFTEVNDQTGKATSYERIYINEDYPFQG
- the mutS gene encoding DNA mismatch repair protein MutS; this encodes MAPTPMMQQYFQVKSEYLDAFLFFRLGDFYELFYDDAIKASQLLEITLTARGGSGDDRIPMCGVPHHAAKNYIDQLILKGHKVAICEQVEDPKMTKGVVKREVVRLITPGTHTEGKSVDSKSNVFLAAADELSDGFALSYVDISTGESTATYIMGTEKALLQELRSLSIRELVVSEQLFVLLTEEEQDLVLSIETMEDAYKMDASLTVDCPEDLQTSCHRLMTYIARTQKQSLDHIQSFSYKENTQLLSIDFHSKRNLELLQSIRGNETKGTLLWLLDETMTAMGSRKLKQWLHQPLANKRMIEERQQMVEALIEQYFVRVELQGLLKEVYDLERLSGRIAFGSASGRDLAQLRSSLEKVPMLIEELANSGDTALHEFGEKLDRCVEVCELLQAISENPPLSSKEGGVIRDGFHEKLDEFRDASRNGKDWIAELEQKERKLTGIKSLKIGYNRIFGYYIEISKANMHLADLERYDRKQTLANAERYTTPELKEKEALILTAEEESLALEYNLFVAIRDEVKQYISRIQRLASSLSGLDVFLSFANVAEKYRFVKPDFNDTNEISIIEGRHPVVEKMLNKQQYVPNDCVLAENQNMLLITGPNMSGKSTYMRQVALTIVLAQIGSYVPAESANLPIVDQIFTRIGAADDLVSGQSTFMVEMLESQYAITHATKNSLLLFDEIGRGTSTYDGMALAQSMIEYIHREIGANTLFSTHYHELTALENSLEKLHNVHVAAMEQSGKVVFLHKVKKGPADKSYGIHVAELANLPEPILARARELLKTFEQDKKQQPKTIEQLSFFDEADTEKDEILQTIKDVQVSSMTPLQALQMINDLQEKLNQ